The DNA sequence aatctggaccgttggatttgaaaaatattcaaatccaagagacAGGGAGTTGCCGCGTGGCCAACGATCATATTTCTGACtgttgggccttttttttttttttacttttttgtgaaaaaaggtggaccgttgatctttgatccgacggtctattttaaaagtaaaatttaaattttttttaccgttggaaatccaatggcACAAAGGGAGCCACGTCGCCAACTCGGGGTGGGAACTGAGTGTGCCTGCACGCGGGCCCGCGCTCTGAAATCCTGTCGGGCACTCGCGCCACGCCTCCGTGAAGCGCACGCGCCAGGCAAACAGCCCAGCTTCTTGCTCAGTCTCTTTTGGGCTGATCCAGAGCCCAGCTCGGGCTGGGTACCAGTCAAATTGAGGGGGTGGACTTGGTTGACAGGTGCTGGCCTTGTTTTTGTGCTGGGTCCTGGGCAAAGTCCACtccggtggaattgctcttaatATCAAATTTTTTTACTTAGAGAGGAAGGCAAAGGCTACAAATATAGAGAGGTCCATTACTCCATTTCCTCTTCCAAAAAGTCACCAccgttcaccaaaaaaaaaaaaaggtcctgCTTGATTGAGAGACGATCCTACGGAAGTTTCCCCATCAATCAAGGGCTCACATCACAATTTCTTTCCATCTATTAGAGAGATTTTCAAAATACTTGGAATACATTCGatatactaagtgttacaatacagtgagaagttttttttttattaagtgtcaatccacttgtattatgacacttgatgCATCGAGTTATGTTCTAGGCACATATAAGTTTCCATTTATCGGTCTTCTATTTGTTCaagaagaaagcaagaggtgatAAATAACATGTCATTTTGTGAAAACTGCAAACTGGTCCATATTTCTGAATACCAAATTCATTCAATCATTCATTTCAAGATGTAAATTTGCAGTTCCATCTGTTCCATCAACACCTAGAAATGGTCCAAGTCATAAAGTCAAATAGATTCAAACAAAGAAATAGCGAACAATTTCTTCATGCATCCACCATGTCATCTTTATACCTCAACATTAGTGGACTACTAATATTAGTAAACTTTTTACCATAtcacagtttaacgttaattttcgtattaatattttcataaaaacaTGCATTCACATGGTATTCGTAGACAGTACCATTTTGAGAAAGTTTTGTTAGTATTTCTCTTAGcattattattttgtaaataGATAGATATTACACCATTCCACCAACCACTTTAAACAAAgtgttgggaaacaaaagcCAATTTCATAGGCTTCATAATACAAACCATTTAAGCTAAACCATAACTCAAATAACCAAACCCCAAAATCTCAGTCTCTCTTAAACAATTCGGAAGTCTTTGAACTTTGATGCAGCAAAATTCTTGACACAAAAACCATCCAATTTTCTTCAAGTTTATCACATGAACCACTGGTGCACAGCAACTCCCTGATCCCTCAGCCTCCCATACAAAGCAATGCATTCCCAATAAGCCCTCTTGCTCCCACCACTCCTCCCACTCTCCCACCATCCATTGTTGCACTCCAAGAACAACTCATCCACCAGACGGATTGTCCTCTTCCTCATCATCTCCACCACCACTTCCGCTTCCGCTTTCATCACGACATAGTCCTCTTCCCTCACATTGTCTTTCAACCAATCCGAAACGTCGTTTTTAGGGGCGGTTGTACCCTCTTCAGGCTCTACTTCGAGGTTGTAGACCTCAAATCCTTGGTTCTTTTTGGGATATTTTTTATGGAACCATTCTACCACGCCGTGGTTTTCCTCGTTTAGGTCTACATTGACAAACACTCGGCGGTTGTAAATGTCGAGGGAATCGCCCAACAAGTCAGGGAGGAACTTGATCTTGTTTAAGTACTCATTTGACTTGGCCAGAATGTGCCTCGGTGGTTCCAGCAGGACGTCTTCTAGACCCTCTAACACCGTCTTCTTTTCCTCAGTTTCTAATTGGAAAAGCCGCCGGGATGTCACGGGCAAGTCATAAGCCAGACTGATCTTCCTCATTGCCACGAAAGTGGAAGCGTATCGGCGGAGATACACGatcttgtaatttggttttggCCTAAAGGCATTTGAAGGATCGTTGCCCATTGGAACGGCAATTATGCCGCCAATCTTCAGAATGCGATCCGCAAATTTAGCATCGGCCAAGTTGAATGCGAAAACGAAATTCATAGACTCGTCCAAGAACGAGCTCTTTCGCACCGAATCCGAATCTACAACGAAATCAAATCCATTGAGATCAAaagggtgaagcttttgaatcgCACCGGCATTGCCAGGAGTCACAACGAGAGATGTATCACCCTTTCTGCGGAGGCCTTCGCCGGCCAAATCACGAAAAAGCAGACCCAACTGCTggaaattgaaatttttgggttcgatATTCGAATCTAAATGGGAAACATTTAATCCCCTCAGAATTGTCCCAATGCAGGGCAGTGTGAGAATAACCAAACCCAGAAAAACGGAGCGCGAAATAATCCGCAATACCTTGGAATCTGGAAGATTGATGACAAAGTAAGTCTCGGATTCCAATTCCATCCGTCCACCATGAAGGTGCTTCACCTTGTTATGATCCTTGGCTGCAAACCCGCCAGCCATTTCCATTTACTCTGTTAATTTTCAACTCTTTTGGCACCGAAAATCCTCGAAAAGCTCAGCGAAAGCGATCGGATTGAAGAACAGCTCGAAAAGCCGATTTGGGGAGTACCCAGGTGCGAAAATGTTTGAAAGATTGCGAATTTGCAACGTTTGTCACAAAGGAATCAAAGGTAAAAAAACAACAGCGAAGAACATGATGGGATTTAGCGGGCGCAGAACCTGGCGGCGGTGTGATTAGCACCCACGAGGGCCACGAAGGAGTTTTTACACCATAGAAGTAACAGCTGCCTCATCCTCTCAACCTCCATTGTCGTCTTCTCTATCAtaaactcactctctctctcctcggtTCTCTCTCTTGGATTTTTCACAAACCAGTGGGATAAAGGCGTTTCAGAATCTTACCCAGATGCTATTTTGCGAAGGATCGTCATCTGAAAGCCAGCCGACCGGAGCGGCGGATTACGACGGGAGAgacggagggagagagagcgagagagaaagGCAGAGACTTCGGAGAGTTTATGAAGGAAAAGAGAGAGCTTTTCTGGATCTGTGATATGATTGATGGGGCAGGAATTTGGGCGAGATGGGATTGGAAAAAAAGAGGCTTATTTATAAACGGAATTGAAAAATATGGGGAGAAATGTGAATTTGCATTACCGTAGGAGTAGTAAGCAAATTGCTATTTTTGCGATTCTGTGTTTGGGCCGCGTTCGGCCCACCTAAATCTAGAAAAGTGGGAAATGGATGAGGGATATATTGGGATGGATGGGGAAGAAGATATTGGGATGGTTGGGACAGAAGacattgttgttggtggctaAATATAGTTTCTTAGGTTGGCACTTGGCATGGTTGTTGTGGGTTTGTTTTCTTATTTCGGTGAAACTCAGTAATGCGTTGTTTTGTGATGGGGAGGCAAGATTTGTGAGTTGGTGAATGTCATCTTTATGTGGATTGTGTGTTCCTAGATTGTGTTGCATAGATTAGACATTGCAAGTGGAAGTTTGTAGTTGGGAAGTTAGTTCACTCTTGGAGTTGACTTAAGTAGCGACGGAGGGTGAGCGGTGAGTTAGAATTATAACAGGTCTAGAGATAAGACATAATTAAGTAAAAAATTTCCACCTAATTTATGGTTATGATCTCAAAAGAAACTCAAATATTGTAATGTGCACTAATGTGTACTAATGTGTATATGATATGTAAAATACATTCAATATAACATATGAGTCAAACCATATTTGTCTTAGCACGTGATATGTAAAATACATTCAAAATAACATATGAGTCAAGCCATATTTGTCTTAGCACGTGTGAGGGTTTAGGGTCCCtaaatccaaaaccctaaaccctaaaatacATTCATAATATCATATGAGTCAAGCCATATTTGTCTTAGCACGTGTGATCACTGAGGTTCACACGTAAGATAATTTGTTCTAATATCATAAAAAGAAGTTgataaaacaacaaaagagaaaacaaattATAAAATAGGTAGCTAGAATAGCATATAAGAATGCAGGAAGAGGCACTTGTGGCAACAAGCGCTATATATTCAATAAGCATTTGCATGATCTCTATACTTCTTTGAGCTACTTTTTTTAAACAATAGTCCCTTGTCCCCCTCCAAGGGCTGGTTAATGCAAGTGGTCATTGCATTGCTATGCAGCCTATACCCTTATATGTTTGAAAATTGCCAGCAGGTAGCAGAGTTGCTGGAAAACTAGAAGCTTGTTGGCGTGGTTCGAGGATGATCGCTCAGAGCATGTAGGGACTGGCTCCGGGCAAGATACACGACCCAAACCCCAAAACTCAAGCACAAGACCCAATCCCCAAACTGAACCTCAAATCCCAAACCACAACATACAAAATCAGGTGACCGAGCCCAAGACCGATCATTGTTTGGAAAAAGGGTAATGATTTACGCACTCCCAGTTTTCCTTCTCCGGTTTTGTTCTTGGACTTGGACGATGATTTAATTTATTCATTCCCGAAAACATGGGGAGAGTGCGTAAAATACTCATTTGTCAAGAGTACACCCTTTAAGTCTGCATTACAATCAAAACTCATTGTTCTTTTTCTGTATATGTCCTGCTACCAAATCagaaccaaacaaaacaaaagaggaAGCAACTAGATTGATGCTCTGTGATTAAGAGAGATTCCAACGGGAAGCCAAAACCCAAAATATCTCGGAATTCGGTTAACCCATGAAAATGTTCCCACACTAATGTGCCAAGCTCAGTCATCTCTTCTCTTATTGTTACCAGGAGAGTTTTGCTCCCTAAGGATCTTTAGAACATTAACCAATGCTCGCAAGCGTTCCCAAATGTTCATGCCATAGAGTGCTTCAACAAGTGATTCCTGGAAATCAAAGCCATTCTCCGCAACGGGATACTGTGGTTGGCCAAGTAGGAAAATCAGTCAGATTTGGGGTTTCaatgtgtgtgtgcgtgtacaGTTCGGTTTTGTTATCTTACCTGAATAGGCTTTGGTATCTTGGTCTTAATGTATGGCCACCATCTATCCTCGACAACTGATTTTACAAGACAACACGCTCGCAATCCTTCTACACCAGCAAACCTTCCAAATCCACTGTCTTTCACACCACCAAATGGTAGGGACTGCAAATTCACGAAAGTAAGAGACATCTTTAGTTCATTGGATTAACAATGTCATCATGTTGAACAAAATAATAACGAGTTGTGCTGCAACAAGGATACTTGTTATGCTTCAACTAAGGGGATCTCTGATAAATGACAACAAAAAAATCCATCTTCAGTCAAAAACGAAAGAATAAGGAAGAAAACTGACACAATATCAACTACCAGCTGATAAAATATTTACCTGACACATGTACGTTGATGCAAAATCATTGATTGCAGCAACTCCACAGTGTATTTGGGAAGCTATCTCTTTTGCACGACGCTGGCTGCCAGAAAAAACAGCACAGCCAAGACCATATTTTGAATCATTAGCAAGCTTGACAGCCTCTTCATCAGTGCTAAATTTCATTATTGGCATGATTGGTCCAAATGCCTGCAAAATTGTAGAAAACATTTCTCCATGTAACTAATTGGATATTAAAGGTGTATATGAAAATGCTAGAAAACACGTGAATTTGGATACCTCCTCTTGCATCAGCTTCATCGT is a window from the Malus domestica chromosome 16, GDT2T_hap1 genome containing:
- the LOC103403638 gene encoding uncharacterized protein yields the protein MEMAGGFAAKDHNKVKHLHGGRMELESETYFVINLPDSKVLRIISRSVFLGLVILTLPCIGTILRGLNVSHLDSNIEPKNFNFQQLGLLFRDLAGEGLRRKGDTSLVVTPGNAGAIQKLHPFDLNGFDFVVDSDSVRKSSFLDESMNFVFAFNLADAKFADRILKIGGIIAVPMGNDPSNAFRPKPNYKIVYLRRYASTFVAMRKISLAYDLPVTSRRLFQLETEEKKTVLEGLEDVLLEPPRHILAKSNEYLNKIKFLPDLLGDSLDIYNRRVFVNVDLNEENHGVVEWFHKKYPKKNQGFEVYNLEVEPEEGTTAPKNDVSDWLKDNVREEDYVVMKAEAEVVVEMMRKRTIRLVDELFLECNNGWWESGRSGGSKRAYWECIALYGRLRDQGVAVHQWFM